One Paraburkholderia agricolaris DNA segment encodes these proteins:
- a CDS encoding NIPSNAP family protein, which yields MTMTCFIRYQIDPFQRDAFNDYARNWGRIIPRCGGHLIGYFLPHEGTNDIAWGLIAFDSLAAYETYRARLRSDAEARENFQFAQTRRFILREERTFTEVVEGTLGVPATGAVDATE from the coding sequence ATGACAATGACCTGCTTTATCCGCTATCAGATCGATCCATTCCAGCGCGACGCCTTCAACGACTACGCTCGCAACTGGGGCCGCATCATTCCTCGCTGCGGCGGCCATCTGATCGGCTATTTTTTGCCCCATGAAGGCACCAACGACATCGCCTGGGGCCTGATTGCATTCGACAGCCTCGCCGCCTATGAAACTTATCGGGCGCGTCTGCGCAGCGATGCGGAAGCGCGGGAAAATTTCCAGTTCGCGCAGACCAGGCGCTTCATTCTGCGCGAGGAGCGCACCTTCACCGAAGTGGTCGAAGGCACGCTTGGGGTGCCGGCAACGGGCGCGGTGGACGCAACGGAATAG
- a CDS encoding MFS transporter, with product MADQHAPALARRPSSALPAQASPCDTLAIHAQPLGLGPPCRRKKLVLAATILGSSMAFIDSSVVNVALPSIQTELGASVAAIQWVVNAYLLFLGALVLVGGSLGDTLGRRTVFIAGIGVFTLASIGCGLAPDARALIAARAVQGIGAALLVPSSLAIIGAMFDDKERGRAIGTWAGVGAITSALGPVAGGWLVDAFSWRAIFFLNVPVACATIALAIIAVPDNRRKDDPSGPAAALNGHAPPRLDWRGAVTATAGLAGLTYGLTIAAARGFGDHRVLALILAGVLVLAGFVALEAKSPNPMMPLDVFRSRNFASANLVTLLLYFGLGGALFFLPFTLIRAYGYSATEAGAALLPVPVTIGVLSRFTGGLTGRYGARVLLGIGPAIAALGFAMLALPWVGGEYWRGFFPALVVLGLGMTITVAPLTTTVMTSVSAARTGVASGINNAVARVASLLAIAVLGIVFVWSHDAALDARLDALHVPDAARQTARLAQTGLAQTGSDAGSVPSGVTQSASHAEVTHAQTEALGAALRAVALVSAVCALAGGVLAAVTIRSQHGP from the coding sequence CTCCGGCGCTTGCGCGCCGCCCTTCCTCTGCCCTCCCGGCCCAGGCGAGTCCGTGCGACACGCTTGCCATCCACGCTCAGCCCCTCGGCCTCGGTCCGCCGTGCCGGCGCAAAAAGCTCGTGCTTGCCGCGACCATTCTTGGCTCGAGCATGGCGTTCATCGACAGCTCCGTGGTCAACGTCGCGCTACCCTCGATCCAGACCGAGCTGGGTGCGAGCGTCGCGGCCATCCAGTGGGTGGTCAACGCCTATCTGCTGTTTCTCGGCGCGCTGGTGCTGGTGGGCGGCTCGCTCGGCGATACGCTCGGCCGCCGCACCGTGTTTATCGCAGGAATCGGCGTGTTCACGCTGGCCTCGATTGGTTGCGGCCTGGCGCCGGACGCCCGCGCCCTGATCGCGGCGCGCGCCGTGCAAGGCATCGGCGCGGCGCTGCTGGTGCCGAGCAGTCTTGCCATTATCGGCGCGATGTTCGACGACAAGGAACGCGGCCGGGCGATCGGCACCTGGGCCGGCGTCGGCGCGATCACGTCGGCGCTTGGACCCGTGGCGGGCGGCTGGCTCGTCGATGCGTTTTCGTGGCGGGCGATTTTCTTTCTGAACGTGCCAGTTGCGTGCGCAACCATCGCGCTGGCAATCATCGCCGTGCCGGATAACCGGCGCAAAGACGACCCATCCGGCCCCGCCGCGGCGCTCAACGGGCACGCGCCGCCCAGGCTCGACTGGCGAGGCGCGGTGACAGCCACCGCAGGACTCGCCGGGCTGACCTACGGGCTGACCATCGCCGCGGCACGCGGTTTCGGCGATCACCGGGTGCTGGCATTAATCCTCGCCGGCGTGCTCGTACTGGCCGGCTTCGTCGCGCTCGAAGCGAAGTCCCCTAATCCGATGATGCCGCTCGACGTGTTCCGTTCACGCAACTTCGCCAGCGCGAACCTCGTCACGCTGCTGCTCTACTTTGGCCTGGGCGGCGCACTGTTTTTCCTGCCGTTTACGCTGATTCGCGCCTATGGCTACAGCGCGACGGAAGCAGGCGCCGCGCTGCTGCCGGTGCCGGTCACGATCGGCGTGTTGTCGCGTTTCACCGGCGGGCTGACGGGCCGTTATGGCGCACGGGTCCTGCTGGGCATCGGGCCCGCAATCGCGGCGCTCGGCTTTGCCATGCTCGCACTGCCCTGGGTAGGCGGTGAATACTGGCGCGGCTTCTTTCCCGCGCTCGTTGTGCTCGGGCTCGGTATGACGATTACGGTCGCACCGTTGACGACCACCGTGATGACCTCCGTATCGGCTGCGCGCACCGGCGTCGCGTCAGGCATCAATAACGCCGTTGCCAGGGTGGCGAGTCTGCTGGCGATCGCCGTGCTCGGGATCGTGTTCGTGTGGTCGCACGACGCGGCGCTCGATGCGCGGCTCGACGCGTTGCATGTGCCCGACGCGGCACGTCAAACGGCGCGCCTGGCCCAAACGGGCCTGGCGCAAACAGGTAGCGACGCGGGCTCCGTGCCCTCCGGCGTCACGCAAAGCGCTTCGCATGCCGAAGTGACCCACGCGCAGACCGAGGCGTTGGGTGCGGCGCTGCGGGCGGTGGCGCTGGTGTCGGCGGTATGCGCGCTGGCCGGCGGGGTGCTCGCGGCAGTGACGATCCGTTCGCAACACGGGCCCTAG